The Apium graveolens cultivar Ventura chromosome 11, ASM990537v1, whole genome shotgun sequence genome has a window encoding:
- the LOC141696895 gene encoding protein SCAR3-like isoform X5, giving the protein MIRARKIEAAVSPLEKSILAQRSHLHFAYTTGSRWHADIQSEQNHFIYSDLPMFVMDSYEKCRSPPRLHLLDKFDTGGPGSCLNKYSDPTFFRKASAGFDETYAENFSRHKKACKRKKKRTWVPNGDNPQHANHGTPTSSHSGRLNYASQNLHSPSQTISTDDDAVKFEIGSHLNSSDSRTATGQGEYVFNPSCTLKFDGREPEEISSQWTTNNSDTLDTFSLTEQIKVADDDIEEQTGARSSCITWDEKTEIVEPTGPQYYSDVTMEEHPTIFDPILLDGDASNLETDYCSNKSTPKSFHAAHQLDEYESDTDIYMDSRNTMDSESETDLECQTKREVKQLSDLNTKAIDNILNRINPEHMESNSAIIASQVPGCISTNVAILEDKHNLFSLGSTSVLSEETSTAKPISVSPECHAKAQSPCYTGKSSILDSLPSSDLVESNDITTPNIEIPVRNLSSFDSRDPIFRALKSDTVLSSVYGSKESPSVPSGVAGTNFWTNGGLLGLQPSKPPDFSALSPINHESMASSSRGNVLEGKEIALETNTCEGFKMSKQNCSTKGTISHYNDRKDSTSILKTSLSSSQTHLDSKHERTANFHHNYSQSQNLPFSETSIMVPGTEKQDNSDIKAAISLGYCDRNSSQIELSSKLLENGQGKVCSFSEDNPPNLFTTSISEQKNVHQEFQNFSGKTFIEQFGSGSPFVSPSSSPPLEHMKIFFQPIQGFEVSKLKLDFDGSESFESSRGVFPSFQLVPEESHTLQDIDSDSDDTFCDSSPHRSADCLSHYSISDSEEWKFIEYPTGNDGDIYDALCRNSVESVSSNPYVGRIAPGVITNISGLPNLFYEMVMKHSRTDLPSFDTLHDSIRGELHNNSEAKYEPDLESCKDPTLSPSLPPIEWSGMNQNPDMVTENQVPSVQALKHAFDQKILVSAISQKQKLAPVEEDSTGTIVRTKNRKHSDGQKLNLEKDANQSPDSKVTDENEDFLQQIKAKSLTLRRTVTKRPNLGPGVPTNVSVTAILEKANAIRQAVGSDVGEDNDSWSD; this is encoded by the exons ATGATTCGTGCGCGAAAAATCGAAGCCGCCGTTTCTCCTCTTGAAAAGTCTATATTAGCTCAGAGAAGCCACTTACACTTCGCTTACACAACTG GTTCCCGCTGGCATGCAGATATTCAAAGTGAACAAAATCACTTCATATATAGTGACTTGCCAATGTTTGTTATGGACTCATATGAAAAATGTCGTAGTCCCCCACGCCTGCATCTGCTTGACAA GTTTGACACTGGTGGCCCAGGATCTTGCCTAAATAAATATTCAGATCCAACCTTTTTCAGGAAAGCGTCGGCTGgctttgatgaaacatatgctgaAAATTTTTCAAGACACAAGAAGGCTTGTAAAAGAAAG AAGAAGAGAACATGGGTTCCGAATGGAGACAATCCACAACATGCTAATCATGGTACCCCAACATCCAGTCACAGTGGCAG ATTGAATTATGCTTCCCAGAACCTTCATTCTCCATCTCAGACCATCTCAACAGATGATGATGCAGTGAAATTCGAAATAGGAAGCCATTTAAACTCTTCTGATTCTAGAACTGCAACAGGACAAGGAGAATATGTTTTCAATCCAAGTTGCACCTTGAAGTTTGATGGTCGTGAACCTGAGGAAATCTCTTCTCAGTGGACAACGAATAATAGTGATACCCTTGATACATTTTCTCTTACTGAGCAAATTAAAGTTGCAGATGATGATATTGAGGAGCAAACTGGTGCGAGATCATCTTGTATCACTTGGGATGAAAAGACAGAAATAGTGGAACCTACAGGACCACAGTATTATTCTGATGTAACCATGGAGGAGCACCCTACGATTTTCGATCCAATTCTATTAGATGGGGATGCTTCTAACCTTGAAACTGATTACTGCAGTAACAAAAGTACGCCAAAATCATTCCATGCTGCACATCAACTTGATGAGTATGAGAGTGATACAGACATTTACATGGATTCACGTAATACCATGGATTCAGAATCAGAAACTGATTTAGAATGCCAAACGAAGCGAGAAGTGAAGCAGCTTTCAGATTTAAACACAAAAGcaattgataatattttaaatcgAATCAACCCAGAGCACATGGAAAGCaattcagcaatcattgcttcTCAAGTTCCAGGTTGTATCTCCACAAATGTTGCTATATTGGAAGACAAACATAACTTGTTTTCCCTGGGATCTACCTCTGTCCTCAGTGAAGAGACATCCACTGCTAAACCGATTTCTGTATCCCCAGAATGTCATGCAAAGGCACAGTCTCCTTGTTACACTGGCAAATCTTCAATTTTGGACAGTCTGCCTTCCAGTGATTTAGTCGAGAGTAATGATATTACTACCCCAAACATAGAAATTCCTGTCAGAAATTTATCTTCCTTTGACTCAAGGGATCCAATTTTCCGGGCTTTAAAGAGTGATACAGTCTTAAGCAGTGTTTATGGGTCAAAAGAGTCTCCGTCAGTGCCTTCAGGTGTTGCTGGAACAAACTTTTGGACGAATGGTGGACTATTGGGACTTCAACCATCAAAACCTCCAGACTTCAGTGCCTTGAGTCCTATAAATCATGAATCCATGGCTTCTTCAAGCCGAGGTAACGTTCTTGAGGGCAAGGAAATTGCATTAGAAACCAATACCTGTGAGGGTTTTAAAATGTCTAAACAGAATTGTAGCACAAAAGGAACCATATCACACTATAATGATCGGAAAGATAGTACCTCTATACTGAAAACATCTCTGAGTTCTTCACAAACTCATTTAGACAGTAAACATGAACGTACTGCTAATTTTCACCATAATTATAGTCAGTCTCAGAATCTACCTTTCTCTGAAACCAGTATTATGGTTCCTGGAACTGAAAAACAGGATAATTCAGACATTAAAGCTGCTATATCTCTTGGATATTGTGACAGAAATTCATCTCAGATTGAATTAAGCAGTAAATTACTTGAAAACGGTCAAGGTAAAGTATGTTCTTTCAGTGAGGACAATCCTCCTAACCTTTTTACAACTAGTATATCTGAACAGAAGAATGTGCATCAAGAATTTCAAAATTTCTCTGGTAAGACCTTCATAGAGCAGTTTGGAAGTGGATCTCCATTTGTATCACCTTCATCATCCCCACCGCTTGAACATATGAAAATATTTTTTCAGCCTATACAAGGTTTTGAGGTATCAAAGCTGAAATTGGATTTTGATGGAAGTGAGTCTTTTGAAAGTAGTAGAGGTGTCTTTCCTTCGTTTCAATTAGTCCCAGAAGAGTCGCATACATTGCAGGACATTGATTCAGACTCTGATGACACCTTTTGTGATTCTTCTCCTCACAGGTCAGCTGATTGTCTCAGTCATTACTCAATTTCAGATTCTGAGGAATGGAAATTCATCGAATATCCTACAGGCAATGATGGTGATATATATGATGCTCTATGCAGAAACTCAGTAGAATCAGTTTCAAGCAACCCATATGTTGGGAGAATAGCTCCGGGAGTAATCACTAACATTAGCGGACTTCCAAATCTATTTTATGAGATGGTTATGAAACATTCACGAACAGATCTTCCAAGTTTCGATACTTTACATGATTCAATCAGGGGGGAGTTGCACAATAATTCTGAAGCAAAGTATGAACCAGATTTGGAATCTTGTAAGGATCCTACACTTTCACCTTCTCTCCCTCCAATAGAGTGGTCTGGTATGAATCAAAATCCAGATATGGTAACTGAGAACCAAGTTCCTTCAGTTCAAGCCCTAAAACATGCATTTGATCAGAAGATTCTAGTTTCCGCAATATCCCAGAAACAGAAGCTAGCACCAGTTGAGGAAGATAGTACGGGGACAATTGTACGTACAAAAAATAGAAAG CATTCAGATGGCCAGAAGCTCAATTTAGAGAAGGATGCTAATCAGTCCCCAGACAGCAAGGTGACAGATGAAAACGAAGATTTCCTTCAACAAATTAAGGCAAAA TCCCTTACCCTTAGGCGCACAGTAACCAAACGGCCTAATCTTGGTCCAGGAGTGCCTACAAATGTTTCAGTCACTGCAATTTTGGAAAAGGCAAATGCAATTCGCCAG
- the LOC141696895 gene encoding protein SCAR3-like isoform X1 — translation MPLVRVEVRNEYKLGMREIYKDEDDPKEMLDGVVVAGLVGILRQLGDLAEFAADVFHGLQEQATNTSSRSHKLMIRARKIEAAVSPLEKSILAQRSHLHFAYTTGSRWHADIQSEQNHFIYSDLPMFVMDSYEKCRSPPRLHLLDKFDTGGPGSCLNKYSDPTFFRKASAGFDETYAENFSRHKKACKRKKKRTWVPNGDNPQHANHGTPTSSHSGRLNYASQNLHSPSQTISTDDDAVKFEIGSHLNSSDSRTATGQGEYVFNPSCTLKFDGREPEEISSQWTTNNSDTLDTFSLTEQIKVADDDIEEQTGARSSCITWDEKTEIVEPTGPQYYSDVTMEEHPTIFDPILLDGDASNLETDYCSNKSTPKSFHAAHQLDEYESDTDIYMDSRNTMDSESETDLECQTKREVKQLSDLNTKAIDNILNRINPEHMESNSAIIASQVPGCISTNVAILEDKHNLFSLGSTSVLSEETSTAKPISVSPECHAKAQSPCYTGKSSILDSLPSSDLVESNDITTPNIEIPVRNLSSFDSRDPIFRALKSDTVLSSVYGSKESPSVPSGVAGTNFWTNGGLLGLQPSKPPDFSALSPINHESMASSSRGNVLEGKEIALETNTCEGFKMSKQNCSTKGTISHYNDRKDSTSILKTSLSSSQTHLDSKHERTANFHHNYSQSQNLPFSETSIMVPGTEKQDNSDIKAAISLGYCDRNSSQIELSSKLLENGQGKVCSFSEDNPPNLFTTSISEQKNVHQEFQNFSGKTFIEQFGSGSPFVSPSSSPPLEHMKIFFQPIQGFEVSKLKLDFDGSESFESSRGVFPSFQLVPEESHTLQDIDSDSDDTFCDSSPHRSADCLSHYSISDSEEWKFIEYPTGNDGDIYDALCRNSVESVSSNPYVGRIAPGVITNISGLPNLFYEMVMKHSRTDLPSFDTLHDSIRGELHNNSEAKYEPDLESCKDPTLSPSLPPIEWSGMNQNPDMVTENQVPSVQALKHAFDQKILVSAISQKQKLAPVEEDSTGTIVRTKNRKHSDGQKLNLEKDANQSPDSKVTDENEDFLQQIKAKSLTLRRTVTKRPNLGPGVPTNVSVTAILEKANAIRQAVGSDVGEDNDSWSD, via the exons atgccATTAGTGAGAGTAGAGGTGAGAAATGAGTATAAGTTAGGAATGAGGGAGATATACAAAGATGAAGATGATCCGAAAGAGATGTTAGATGGAGTAGTTGTTGCTGGACTTGTTGGCATTTTACGACAATTAGGCGATCTTGCTGA ATTCGCAGCAGATGTTTTTCATGGCTTACAAGAACAAGCAACGAATACATCTTCTAGAAGTCATAAGTTAATGATTCGTGCGCGAAAAATCGAAGCCGCCGTTTCTCCTCTTGAAAAGTCTATATTAGCTCAGAGAAGCCACTTACACTTCGCTTACACAACTG GTTCCCGCTGGCATGCAGATATTCAAAGTGAACAAAATCACTTCATATATAGTGACTTGCCAATGTTTGTTATGGACTCATATGAAAAATGTCGTAGTCCCCCACGCCTGCATCTGCTTGACAA GTTTGACACTGGTGGCCCAGGATCTTGCCTAAATAAATATTCAGATCCAACCTTTTTCAGGAAAGCGTCGGCTGgctttgatgaaacatatgctgaAAATTTTTCAAGACACAAGAAGGCTTGTAAAAGAAAG AAGAAGAGAACATGGGTTCCGAATGGAGACAATCCACAACATGCTAATCATGGTACCCCAACATCCAGTCACAGTGGCAG ATTGAATTATGCTTCCCAGAACCTTCATTCTCCATCTCAGACCATCTCAACAGATGATGATGCAGTGAAATTCGAAATAGGAAGCCATTTAAACTCTTCTGATTCTAGAACTGCAACAGGACAAGGAGAATATGTTTTCAATCCAAGTTGCACCTTGAAGTTTGATGGTCGTGAACCTGAGGAAATCTCTTCTCAGTGGACAACGAATAATAGTGATACCCTTGATACATTTTCTCTTACTGAGCAAATTAAAGTTGCAGATGATGATATTGAGGAGCAAACTGGTGCGAGATCATCTTGTATCACTTGGGATGAAAAGACAGAAATAGTGGAACCTACAGGACCACAGTATTATTCTGATGTAACCATGGAGGAGCACCCTACGATTTTCGATCCAATTCTATTAGATGGGGATGCTTCTAACCTTGAAACTGATTACTGCAGTAACAAAAGTACGCCAAAATCATTCCATGCTGCACATCAACTTGATGAGTATGAGAGTGATACAGACATTTACATGGATTCACGTAATACCATGGATTCAGAATCAGAAACTGATTTAGAATGCCAAACGAAGCGAGAAGTGAAGCAGCTTTCAGATTTAAACACAAAAGcaattgataatattttaaatcgAATCAACCCAGAGCACATGGAAAGCaattcagcaatcattgcttcTCAAGTTCCAGGTTGTATCTCCACAAATGTTGCTATATTGGAAGACAAACATAACTTGTTTTCCCTGGGATCTACCTCTGTCCTCAGTGAAGAGACATCCACTGCTAAACCGATTTCTGTATCCCCAGAATGTCATGCAAAGGCACAGTCTCCTTGTTACACTGGCAAATCTTCAATTTTGGACAGTCTGCCTTCCAGTGATTTAGTCGAGAGTAATGATATTACTACCCCAAACATAGAAATTCCTGTCAGAAATTTATCTTCCTTTGACTCAAGGGATCCAATTTTCCGGGCTTTAAAGAGTGATACAGTCTTAAGCAGTGTTTATGGGTCAAAAGAGTCTCCGTCAGTGCCTTCAGGTGTTGCTGGAACAAACTTTTGGACGAATGGTGGACTATTGGGACTTCAACCATCAAAACCTCCAGACTTCAGTGCCTTGAGTCCTATAAATCATGAATCCATGGCTTCTTCAAGCCGAGGTAACGTTCTTGAGGGCAAGGAAATTGCATTAGAAACCAATACCTGTGAGGGTTTTAAAATGTCTAAACAGAATTGTAGCACAAAAGGAACCATATCACACTATAATGATCGGAAAGATAGTACCTCTATACTGAAAACATCTCTGAGTTCTTCACAAACTCATTTAGACAGTAAACATGAACGTACTGCTAATTTTCACCATAATTATAGTCAGTCTCAGAATCTACCTTTCTCTGAAACCAGTATTATGGTTCCTGGAACTGAAAAACAGGATAATTCAGACATTAAAGCTGCTATATCTCTTGGATATTGTGACAGAAATTCATCTCAGATTGAATTAAGCAGTAAATTACTTGAAAACGGTCAAGGTAAAGTATGTTCTTTCAGTGAGGACAATCCTCCTAACCTTTTTACAACTAGTATATCTGAACAGAAGAATGTGCATCAAGAATTTCAAAATTTCTCTGGTAAGACCTTCATAGAGCAGTTTGGAAGTGGATCTCCATTTGTATCACCTTCATCATCCCCACCGCTTGAACATATGAAAATATTTTTTCAGCCTATACAAGGTTTTGAGGTATCAAAGCTGAAATTGGATTTTGATGGAAGTGAGTCTTTTGAAAGTAGTAGAGGTGTCTTTCCTTCGTTTCAATTAGTCCCAGAAGAGTCGCATACATTGCAGGACATTGATTCAGACTCTGATGACACCTTTTGTGATTCTTCTCCTCACAGGTCAGCTGATTGTCTCAGTCATTACTCAATTTCAGATTCTGAGGAATGGAAATTCATCGAATATCCTACAGGCAATGATGGTGATATATATGATGCTCTATGCAGAAACTCAGTAGAATCAGTTTCAAGCAACCCATATGTTGGGAGAATAGCTCCGGGAGTAATCACTAACATTAGCGGACTTCCAAATCTATTTTATGAGATGGTTATGAAACATTCACGAACAGATCTTCCAAGTTTCGATACTTTACATGATTCAATCAGGGGGGAGTTGCACAATAATTCTGAAGCAAAGTATGAACCAGATTTGGAATCTTGTAAGGATCCTACACTTTCACCTTCTCTCCCTCCAATAGAGTGGTCTGGTATGAATCAAAATCCAGATATGGTAACTGAGAACCAAGTTCCTTCAGTTCAAGCCCTAAAACATGCATTTGATCAGAAGATTCTAGTTTCCGCAATATCCCAGAAACAGAAGCTAGCACCAGTTGAGGAAGATAGTACGGGGACAATTGTACGTACAAAAAATAGAAAG CATTCAGATGGCCAGAAGCTCAATTTAGAGAAGGATGCTAATCAGTCCCCAGACAGCAAGGTGACAGATGAAAACGAAGATTTCCTTCAACAAATTAAGGCAAAA TCCCTTACCCTTAGGCGCACAGTAACCAAACGGCCTAATCTTGGTCCAGGAGTGCCTACAAATGTTTCAGTCACTGCAATTTTGGAAAAGGCAAATGCAATTCGCCAG
- the LOC141696895 gene encoding protein SCAR3-like isoform X4, producing MPLVRVEVRNEYKLGMREIYKDEDDPKEMLDGVVVAGLVGILRQLGDLAEFAADVFHGLQEQATNTSSRSHKLMIRARKIEAAVSPLEKSILAQRSHLHFAYTTGSRWHADIQSEQNHFIYSDLPMFVMDSYEKCRSPPRLHLLDKFDTGGPGSCLNKYSDPTFFRKASAGFDETYAENFSRHKKACKRKKKRTWVPNGDNPQHANHGTPTSSHSGRLNYASQNLHSPSQTISTDDDAVKFEIGSHLNSSDSRTATGQGEYVFNPSCTLKFDGREPEEISSQWTTNNSDTLDTFSLTEQIKVADDDIEEQTGARSSCITWDEKTEIVEPTGPQYYSDVTMEEHPTIFDPILLDGDASNLETDYCSNKSTPKSFHAAHQLDEYESDTDIYMDSRNTMDSESETDLECQTKREVKQLSDLNTKAIDNILNRINPEHMESNSAIIASQVPGCISTNVAILEDKHNLFSLGSTSVLSEETSTAKPISVSPECHAKAQSPCYTGKSSILDSLPSSDLVESNDITTPNIEIPVRNLSSFDSRDPIFRALKSDTVLSSVYGSKESPSVPSGVAGTNFWTNGGLLGLQPSKPPDFSALSPINHESMASSSRGNVLEGKEIALETNTCEGFKMSKQNCSTKGTISHYNDRKDSTSILKTSLSSSQTHLDSKHERTANFHHNYSQSQNLPFSETSIMVPGTEKQDNSDIKAAISLGYCDRNSSQIELSSKLLENGQGKVCSFSEDNPPNLFTTSISEQKNVHQEFQNFSGKTFIEQFGSGSPFVSPSSSPPLEHMKIFFQPIQGFEVSKLKLDFDGSESFESSRGVFPSFQLVPEESHTLQDIDSDSDDTFCDSSPHRNSVESVSSNPYVGRIAPGVITNISGLPNLFYEMVMKHSRTDLPSFDTLHDSIRGELHNNSEAKYEPDLESCKDPTLSPSLPPIEWSGMNQNPDMVTENQVPSVQALKHAFDQKILVSAISQKQKLAPVEEDSTGTIVRTKNRKHSDGQKLNLEKDANQSPDSKVTDENEDFLQQIKAKSLTLRRTVTKRPNLGPGVPTNVSVTAILEKANAIRQAVGSDVGEDNDSWSD from the exons atgccATTAGTGAGAGTAGAGGTGAGAAATGAGTATAAGTTAGGAATGAGGGAGATATACAAAGATGAAGATGATCCGAAAGAGATGTTAGATGGAGTAGTTGTTGCTGGACTTGTTGGCATTTTACGACAATTAGGCGATCTTGCTGA ATTCGCAGCAGATGTTTTTCATGGCTTACAAGAACAAGCAACGAATACATCTTCTAGAAGTCATAAGTTAATGATTCGTGCGCGAAAAATCGAAGCCGCCGTTTCTCCTCTTGAAAAGTCTATATTAGCTCAGAGAAGCCACTTACACTTCGCTTACACAACTG GTTCCCGCTGGCATGCAGATATTCAAAGTGAACAAAATCACTTCATATATAGTGACTTGCCAATGTTTGTTATGGACTCATATGAAAAATGTCGTAGTCCCCCACGCCTGCATCTGCTTGACAA GTTTGACACTGGTGGCCCAGGATCTTGCCTAAATAAATATTCAGATCCAACCTTTTTCAGGAAAGCGTCGGCTGgctttgatgaaacatatgctgaAAATTTTTCAAGACACAAGAAGGCTTGTAAAAGAAAG AAGAAGAGAACATGGGTTCCGAATGGAGACAATCCACAACATGCTAATCATGGTACCCCAACATCCAGTCACAGTGGCAG ATTGAATTATGCTTCCCAGAACCTTCATTCTCCATCTCAGACCATCTCAACAGATGATGATGCAGTGAAATTCGAAATAGGAAGCCATTTAAACTCTTCTGATTCTAGAACTGCAACAGGACAAGGAGAATATGTTTTCAATCCAAGTTGCACCTTGAAGTTTGATGGTCGTGAACCTGAGGAAATCTCTTCTCAGTGGACAACGAATAATAGTGATACCCTTGATACATTTTCTCTTACTGAGCAAATTAAAGTTGCAGATGATGATATTGAGGAGCAAACTGGTGCGAGATCATCTTGTATCACTTGGGATGAAAAGACAGAAATAGTGGAACCTACAGGACCACAGTATTATTCTGATGTAACCATGGAGGAGCACCCTACGATTTTCGATCCAATTCTATTAGATGGGGATGCTTCTAACCTTGAAACTGATTACTGCAGTAACAAAAGTACGCCAAAATCATTCCATGCTGCACATCAACTTGATGAGTATGAGAGTGATACAGACATTTACATGGATTCACGTAATACCATGGATTCAGAATCAGAAACTGATTTAGAATGCCAAACGAAGCGAGAAGTGAAGCAGCTTTCAGATTTAAACACAAAAGcaattgataatattttaaatcgAATCAACCCAGAGCACATGGAAAGCaattcagcaatcattgcttcTCAAGTTCCAGGTTGTATCTCCACAAATGTTGCTATATTGGAAGACAAACATAACTTGTTTTCCCTGGGATCTACCTCTGTCCTCAGTGAAGAGACATCCACTGCTAAACCGATTTCTGTATCCCCAGAATGTCATGCAAAGGCACAGTCTCCTTGTTACACTGGCAAATCTTCAATTTTGGACAGTCTGCCTTCCAGTGATTTAGTCGAGAGTAATGATATTACTACCCCAAACATAGAAATTCCTGTCAGAAATTTATCTTCCTTTGACTCAAGGGATCCAATTTTCCGGGCTTTAAAGAGTGATACAGTCTTAAGCAGTGTTTATGGGTCAAAAGAGTCTCCGTCAGTGCCTTCAGGTGTTGCTGGAACAAACTTTTGGACGAATGGTGGACTATTGGGACTTCAACCATCAAAACCTCCAGACTTCAGTGCCTTGAGTCCTATAAATCATGAATCCATGGCTTCTTCAAGCCGAGGTAACGTTCTTGAGGGCAAGGAAATTGCATTAGAAACCAATACCTGTGAGGGTTTTAAAATGTCTAAACAGAATTGTAGCACAAAAGGAACCATATCACACTATAATGATCGGAAAGATAGTACCTCTATACTGAAAACATCTCTGAGTTCTTCACAAACTCATTTAGACAGTAAACATGAACGTACTGCTAATTTTCACCATAATTATAGTCAGTCTCAGAATCTACCTTTCTCTGAAACCAGTATTATGGTTCCTGGAACTGAAAAACAGGATAATTCAGACATTAAAGCTGCTATATCTCTTGGATATTGTGACAGAAATTCATCTCAGATTGAATTAAGCAGTAAATTACTTGAAAACGGTCAAGGTAAAGTATGTTCTTTCAGTGAGGACAATCCTCCTAACCTTTTTACAACTAGTATATCTGAACAGAAGAATGTGCATCAAGAATTTCAAAATTTCTCTGGTAAGACCTTCATAGAGCAGTTTGGAAGTGGATCTCCATTTGTATCACCTTCATCATCCCCACCGCTTGAACATATGAAAATATTTTTTCAGCCTATACAAGGTTTTGAGGTATCAAAGCTGAAATTGGATTTTGATGGAAGTGAGTCTTTTGAAAGTAGTAGAGGTGTCTTTCCTTCGTTTCAATTAGTCCCAGAAGAGTCGCATACATTGCAGGACATTGATTCAGACTCTGATGACACCTTTTGTGATTCTTCTCCTCACAG AAACTCAGTAGAATCAGTTTCAAGCAACCCATATGTTGGGAGAATAGCTCCGGGAGTAATCACTAACATTAGCGGACTTCCAAATCTATTTTATGAGATGGTTATGAAACATTCACGAACAGATCTTCCAAGTTTCGATACTTTACATGATTCAATCAGGGGGGAGTTGCACAATAATTCTGAAGCAAAGTATGAACCAGATTTGGAATCTTGTAAGGATCCTACACTTTCACCTTCTCTCCCTCCAATAGAGTGGTCTGGTATGAATCAAAATCCAGATATGGTAACTGAGAACCAAGTTCCTTCAGTTCAAGCCCTAAAACATGCATTTGATCAGAAGATTCTAGTTTCCGCAATATCCCAGAAACAGAAGCTAGCACCAGTTGAGGAAGATAGTACGGGGACAATTGTACGTACAAAAAATAGAAAG CATTCAGATGGCCAGAAGCTCAATTTAGAGAAGGATGCTAATCAGTCCCCAGACAGCAAGGTGACAGATGAAAACGAAGATTTCCTTCAACAAATTAAGGCAAAA TCCCTTACCCTTAGGCGCACAGTAACCAAACGGCCTAATCTTGGTCCAGGAGTGCCTACAAATGTTTCAGTCACTGCAATTTTGGAAAAGGCAAATGCAATTCGCCAG